In the Ornithodoros turicata isolate Travis chromosome 5, ASM3712646v1, whole genome shotgun sequence genome, CAACCGATATCCGTCATGTGCATGGTGTCGATAACAGCACTGCGCCTACTCGATAACTACCTCGGATCGGCAGCATCGCCGCGCCTTGCCGGTAAAGTCGTGAGGACATCGCCGCAGCTCGACTGGATGATTCCGAGATACGCCAACTGCAAGCTGCTCCGCAGAGTTGGCTTACGCTTCGTCTTGTTCCCATCTTTACGTCCTTTTTTATGGCACAGCTACTGGTACAAACCGTCCACTTATTCCTGTCGCACTCCGCAGGAAGATCTTGGACGCTGCTCATAGTGTGGCTCACACTCGTGTCTTCTAACAGCAAAATATGTTTGGCCATAAGGACGTAGAACGATGGGTGAAAACCTTCGTTTCCTGCCAGCGCTCGAAAGTTGGGCGGCACACAAAGACCACCACGAGCCTGATTCGACCACGTCCATGTCGATACAGTCGGCCCACTACCCATGGTTACAGTATATCCTGACCTGTGTGGACCTGTCTACAAAGTGTCCTGAGGCTGTTCCCTTAGCAGATATCTCAGCCCAAACCACATGGGTAGCACGGTTTGGTTGTTCATCCACTGTCACAAAAGAACCAGAGTCCACAGTTCCGTTGTGCCCTCTTTGCAGACCTCACCAGCCTCCTCGGAGCGCACCATGTACAAACAATCGTCTTCCACCCAGCGGGTTTGGTGGAGCTCCTCCCCCGCCAGTTGAAGGTAGCCTTCACTGCGCAACCCTCCCGATCAAGCTGGGCCCAACATCGTCTCTGCGTTGCTGTCAAGCAGGATCTCCGGTGCGCACGAACGCAGAGCTTGTTTATGCTTCCCCTCTGCGCCTTCCTGGAAACTCCCCAAGCACCGATCCACCGCATCCATCTCACAGTGACTACATTCGGGAACTAAAGGAGTTATCTCCCGTTGCACCTTTCATGCTAACCCGTCCCACAGTCTTCATTAGCTAGGATCTAAAAGCACGGCGACGCATGCTTTCGTCAGAAACGACCGGGCGAAACCCTCGCTGACGCCGCCTTACTCCGGTCCCTATCCCATCCTATCCTGCACACCCAACCCAAGGCTGTGCGTGTAGAGATCAACCGTCGTCCTCCCTTGTCCGCTCCCCTTGCCCTTGACGCCTCTCCCCATCAGGTTACGCCAACCAAACACGGTCACTTGGGCTTAAGCTACGTCGATTGTTCCTTTTTAGAACTgtctggagggggggggggagcgccGTGTAACGTCCTTAGTGGCCATGATGGAAAAAGAACGAAGCCCCAGTTGATTCCCGCGGCTGCTCAGCACGGACCATTGTTCTGTCCCGCTTGGTCTACCCCGCCACTCTCACACAGTGCGTAACTTGTAGCCGGTATCAGATgcttgcaaaaaagaaagtctTTCCCCCTTCCTTTTTCCTTCGATTCGCGCTCTGGTTCACCAATCTAGTCCGGAGATTCAACTGAAACACCATGTATAGGATGTACTTCTCCGATCCCGGAGATCCCAGAAAACACGAGACATTTTTAATATAAGCTCCTTTGCTTCGTTGCGCTTATTCTCATGCAACAAAAGTGACATTCAGCGGATAAATGGCGTTGatcgcgtatttttcccgcaGTGCGTGCCGTGGACtttctttttccctctttctttcaAGTTTTCAAGTACAGGAAAATTAGCCTAATCCAGGTGCACATTGCACGATCTGACGGTAAGTCTGTCACTATGGAAACCAGAGATTCCAGGAAATCGAAAAGAAACATGTGAAACACTTGTTCGGATTTCATTTACTGCATTTCCTCTGCGTGAATCAGCTCATCTTTAGGTGCCGGAACTACCAAAAGGAACATTTTTGCGGTGGATTCATCGGCGAACCGTCACCGCAAGAGAAAGTTTTGCTGAAATGCGCAGAGTTCATGAGAGGAAGATTGCACCTTTGACCTTTCGGTGGATGAGTTGCAAAAGGCTGCGCTGGAAACAGATCTGCGCAATAGAAAAGACAGGTAGCGACGTAGAAGATCTGGTCGCTGGTCAGGCCTTTTACATTGCCGAGATGGACCTTGGATTTTTTAGCAGCCTTTAGGTATGCCCTGAGGAGGGATCCCTTAGAAAGTACGTCTGCCTGGTACTCTAGCTTTTGCACAGTGTAATTCCCGTATCCTCCAGTTTCGTTAATGAATTCCAGATAACACCGTTCTAGAATCTTGAACTCCTCCGTGCTCTTTTGCGTAAACCAGGGTGTGATGTCCCCTTTGCCGTCGTACCGTCGGCCGTTTACATCGAAGCCATGCATCATCTCGTGCGCCACGGTGTCTCCTAGTGAGCCATAGTTCACTTCAGGTGGACCTCCCAAGTTAAAATAAGGTGACAATAGTAACGGGATACTGATTTGAGCAAAGTTGGCTGCGGGGATGTAATAAGCGTTCGCGTCATATGTAAAGGCAGCAGACTGTACTTGGTAGAAATAATCCCTGTAATCGTCCTCTACACCTTTCCAGTATCTCTCAGTCAGAAATTCTTCAATGCTCAGAACATCCCGAACAAAGGGGCCGCTTAAGTCGGGGAGTTCCTCATAAAACTCGTCGGCTTTTACCGATGAGTTCAACCGTGGCGCCAGTCCGAGGCTGAACCTCATCGAGGAAACCTTTTCCACAGCTCCCTCCCGTGTTTCGTCGTCTAGCCACGATGAGGTTCGGAAGGTTTTCGCAATTTCGCTACGGATTGCTTCGTTCATTTCTTGGATGGCTCTAATTCTCTCGTCGTAACCGGCTTTAAATGACGCGCCTTTGGCCACAGCGTTTGGGAATTTCCGTATGGTGTATCCCAGGCAATCAAGGACACCGTAACGGACTATATAAAAGTAAAAGGCAGCCCTCCAGGCGAAAAATACTCTCATTTCGTTTTCCGAGACTTCCCTTTGCTTCCCGAAAGTGCGATAAAATAAGTGTAAGTCAGCCTCTGTGATGTGTACTAGTTTCGTTCGCAGCGCCGGTGGAGCGTAGCGCCGGAGTGCCTCCAACCAATCTTTAGACAACTCGCCCTCCTCTTGAGCTACTTTCCGCAATTCCATCACCCTGACGCTGGAGTTTGATATTGGGTTCACACTTCTCTTAGACGTTTCGCCATCTGCATGAAACATTTTCTCTAACCTCCTTATAGTCTTCACCACTTTGTCATCAACGGGCGTTGAATACACTTCGGGCAAAATGAATGCAGCATCCGCGTGTTGTAGTATTCTGTGTGTTTTAACTTCTTTCCGAAACGTGAAAGTTTGAGCACCGTCCTCGACTGGTTCCAAGACAAACAGCATGGGAATTTTGATCTTAAATATAAATTTGACTAGTATGTCCAATGGCTTGAATGTCATGTTCTTCGTTAAATCCATCTGGTGTTCCCCCAAGAAATCTCTGGCATCTTTCGCAAACTTTTTAGCGTCTGTTTCTCCGCAGTGTTTGTACAGGGCAGCAGCCTTTTGAAATGCCGTTGTTCCGCTTGGAGGAATGTGTGCTCTCTCCAGATTTTGCTTTATAGAGTTGAACACATCATTTGTGTGTTCATCGGACACAACGGGAAACAGCTGTTGGTTTCTTCCGCAGGCGAACTCGTAAAAGTTGTCACACGGATCTCTGTCCGTGTCTACAACTGCTTCAATCAACTTGCGGACGTGTTGACAGTCATCGGTGTTACAAACTTTTTTGTACGTCGGGGATGTGCTTTCTGCCGGGCCAACGTCATTATCCGTGTAGTCTTCCTCGCTGACGTCATAAGGCTTCATGGGGAATTTAGGCATGGAGATATGCCCAGGAAGTGATGTGTTGCCCTTCTCCTTGGGCGTCTCACGCCCCTTGTTGGTGTAGAGGAAAGCCCCGATGGTGACTGCTACGGCTATGCTTAAGGCGATAGCTAAAATCAATGCCGGAAGACTTATCGTTGTCGAGCTGCCCTGCCCTGGGCCCTGTGGGTGGAGAAACGACAGAAGATGATTAGAATTCGTTCTGCTTCTGGAGATCTTCGTGCAAGTTACGACACTTTGTCGGAGCTCCTGCCCTCGAGTTTCAACGGCCCTTTAAGGGGCTCAACAGTTACGTCGCGTGCAACGACCTGCAGCGTGTATTGTGCTGCATCATCAGCGAGCGGAGTGTTTTCTCTTCCCGTCGAGGCCTTTTTGCCGAGGCCTCGATCGATTCCTAGTCAGCacccaatatcggtccaatattggggcCTTCACGGTTTCATTGGACCTAGCGAGGCCCAATCAAGCCAATGAAGAACCAAGAAATGGCGATTTATTGGGTCTATCGGTGTTATCTTGACTCAACCGCAAATATGCGAAACAGTATGAATGTTAGAAAATGAGCAAAATACCATTGTTATTGTAGTTTGAGGCCGTGTCGCCCATATAATTATGCTCAATGGACGATGGTGCTTCATTGGTGCTACATTGGTTTGCGATCAAACCAAAGTGCCAATGTAGACAACTTTGAACCAGTGCACCTTCATCGGCACTCCGGGTGGTGCATGGATAGAACTTGTATAACTTGTGGTCCCGAGAAATATTCTGGCAACAAATATTCCTTATTTGTACGGTCGATATACTGCTAATGTTGAAATTTCTCGAGTAACACAGTTGAAGCCACGCACAAAAAATATCGGTTTTATACCGGCGGCGAAGCAAAGAACGACAGTGGAGGCAGGAATCGAAATAAAATAACACGATTCTTGAGAGGGATGGATATTGCTGGTATACGTTTGGCGCCTGGAATTACTTACAAATTAGTTTGacatattgattgattgacaggTCTAACAAAAATTGATTGTAAGTTGCTAGGACGTATGCCTCTCACCGTTGCAGGAGAGCTATGCTGCCTTTACACCAGTTGCGGGTTGTGCAGTGATGAAAACTTGGTAAATTTGTCAATGATTCTGGCTGTTACAGCGATGCTCCCAATGAAAGCTGCTGAGGGACGCTAGCATATGTTTTCTTTGATGGTTTG is a window encoding:
- the LOC135396239 gene encoding neprilysin-1-like → MSRSDELLVQGTGAPLLLEEEYGEGPGQGSSTTISLPALILAIALSIAVAVTIGAFLYTNKGRETPKEKGNTSLPGHISMPKFPMKPYDVSEEDYTDNDVGPAESTSPTYKKVCNTDDCQHVRKLIEAVVDTDRDPCDNFYEFACGRNQQLFPVVSDEHTNDVFNSIKQNLERAHIPPSGTTAFQKAAALYKHCGETDAKKFAKDARDFLGEHQMDLTKNMTFKPLDILVKFIFKIKIPMLFVLEPVEDGAQTFTFRKEVKTHRILQHADAAFILPEVYSTPVDDKVVKTIRRLEKMFHADGETSKRSVNPISNSSVRVMELRKVAQEEGELSKDWLEALRRYAPPALRTKLVHITEADLHLFYRTFGKQREVSENEMRVFFAWRAAFYFYIVRYGVLDCLGYTIRKFPNAVAKGASFKAGYDERIRAIQEMNEAIRSEIAKTFRTSSWLDDETREGAVEKVSSMRFSLGLAPRLNSSVKADEFYEELPDLSGPFVRDVLSIEEFLTERYWKGVEDDYRDYFYQVQSAAFTYDANAYYIPAANFAQISIPLLLSPYFNLGGPPEVNYGSLGDTVAHEMMHGFDVNGRRYDGKGDITPWFTQKSTEEFKILERCYLEFINETGGYGNYTVQKLEYQADVLSKGSLLRAYLKAAKKSKVHLGNVKGLTSDQIFYVATCLFYCADLFPAQPFATHPPKGQRCNLPLMNSAHFSKTFSCGDGSPMNPPQKCSFW